One segment of Solanum lycopersicum chromosome 1, SLM_r2.1 DNA contains the following:
- the LOC138340839 gene encoding uncharacterized protein: MDKTSYCSTTTINVASLVLQDIHASLHSFNILVEQLHPEAGKGQFEIVLGYIDCGRAANNLISTDEVIKGIARKHGLLASFTPRYHTNNVHLGSYADFSDDDVGSGSHVHIGLFKNGKNIFMASGEANRYGMSVIGESFMAGILDHLRSLCVFTMPISN; encoded by the exons ATGGACAAGACCTCTTACTGTtctacaacaacaataaatgTTGCATCATTAGTGCTTCAAGATATTCATGCTTCTTTACACTCCTTCAATATTCTAGTCGAACAG TTGCATCCAGAAGCTGGAAAAGGTCAGTTTGAAATTGTGTTGGGATACATTGATTGTGGTAGAGCAGCAAATAACTTAATAAGTACAGATGAAGTAATCAAAGGGATTGCAAGGAAACATGGGCTACTAGCAAGTTTTACCCCAAG GTATCATACAAATAATGTGCATCTGGGGTCTTATGCTGATTTTAGCGATGATGATGTTGGGTCAGGATCGCATGTACACATCGGTTTGTTTAAGAAtggaaaaaacatatttatggcATCTGGTGAGGCAAATAGGTATGGGATGTCCGTGATTGGAGAATCATTTATGGCTGGGATATTAGATCATCTTCGTTCCCTATGTGTATTTACGATGCCTATCTCTAATTAG